A window from Pseudomonas sp. Tri1 encodes these proteins:
- the ribD gene encoding bifunctional diaminohydroxyphosphoribosylaminopyrimidine deaminase/5-amino-6-(5-phosphoribosylamino)uracil reductase RibD yields MSISAQQAVLDAHYMARALELARRGHYTTHPNPRVGCVIVRDGQIVGEGWHIRAGEPHAEVHALRAAAELARGATAYVTLEPCSHHGRTPPCADALVNAGVARVVAAMQDPNPEVAGRGLQRLAQAGIATESGVLEGEARQLNEGFLKRMEHGLPFVRVKLAMSLDGRTAMESGESQWITGPAARSAVQRLRAQASVVLTGADTVLADNARLTVRADELGLDPEQTALVMSRPPLRVLVDGRLRVPLNAPFFKAGPALVATCMAVEEQYANGPECMIVAGDDGQVDLRRLLVELAGRDVNEVLVEAGPRLAGAFARQGLVDEFQIFIAGKFLGSSARPLLDWPLAQMKDAPELKITEIRAVGDDWRVIAVPVPKASV; encoded by the coding sequence ACTACATGGCCCGTGCCCTGGAGTTGGCGCGGCGCGGTCACTACACCACCCACCCCAATCCCCGGGTTGGTTGTGTGATCGTGCGTGACGGGCAGATTGTCGGCGAAGGCTGGCACATTCGCGCCGGTGAGCCCCATGCCGAAGTCCATGCCCTGCGCGCCGCCGCTGAACTGGCCCGGGGCGCCACGGCCTACGTGACCCTCGAACCTTGCAGCCATCACGGGCGTACACCGCCGTGTGCCGACGCGTTGGTCAACGCCGGCGTGGCGCGGGTGGTGGCGGCGATGCAGGACCCCAACCCGGAAGTGGCCGGTCGTGGTCTGCAACGGCTGGCCCAGGCTGGTATTGCCACTGAAAGCGGCGTGCTGGAAGGAGAGGCACGCCAGCTCAATGAAGGTTTCCTCAAGCGCATGGAACACGGCCTGCCGTTCGTGCGGGTCAAGCTGGCCATGAGCCTCGATGGCCGCACAGCCATGGAAAGCGGCGAAAGCCAGTGGATCACCGGCCCGGCCGCACGCTCGGCGGTGCAACGCCTGCGTGCCCAGGCCAGCGTGGTGCTGACCGGCGCCGATACGGTGCTGGCGGACAACGCCCGGCTGACCGTGCGCGCCGATGAGCTCGGACTGGACCCGGAGCAGACCGCGCTGGTCATGAGCCGTCCGCCACTGCGAGTGCTGGTGGACGGGCGCCTGCGGGTGCCGCTGAACGCGCCGTTCTTCAAGGCTGGCCCGGCGCTGGTCGCTACTTGCATGGCGGTGGAAGAACAGTACGCCAATGGTCCCGAATGCATGATCGTGGCGGGTGATGACGGCCAGGTCGATCTGCGCCGGCTGCTGGTGGAGCTGGCCGGCCGTGACGTCAACGAGGTTCTGGTGGAAGCCGGCCCGCGCCTGGCGGGGGCATTTGCCCGGCAAGGGCTGGTGGACGAATTCCAGATTTTCATCGCCGGCAAGTTCCTCGGCTCTTCGGCGCGGCCATTGCTGGACTGGCCGCTGGCGCAGATGAAAGACGCCCCAGAGCTGAAAATCACTGAAATCCGCGCCGTGGGCGATGACTGGCGAGTCATCGCCGTTCCCGTACCCAAGGCGAGCGTATAA